A genomic region of Clarias gariepinus isolate MV-2021 ecotype Netherlands chromosome 23, CGAR_prim_01v2, whole genome shotgun sequence contains the following coding sequences:
- the LOC128510911 gene encoding LOW QUALITY PROTEIN: mitochondrial tRNA methylthiotransferase CDK5RAP1-like (The sequence of the model RefSeq protein was modified relative to this genomic sequence to represent the inferred CDS: substituted 1 base at 1 genomic stop codon) — protein sequence MRGMFISMKMSFRRPRDKAEQTIWNRLKQLGVLRKKRPKTDVPLEIGALGCMAERLKTELLEREQLVDVIAGPDAYRDLPRLLSLAHGGQRASNVLLSLEETYADVMPVHHAGHSAFVSVMRGCDNMCSYCIVPFTRGRERSRPVSSILEEVRRLFDQVASRPVHYLSIKGVKEVTLLGQNVNSYRDVSEMQISTSGVVSGLSRGFSTVYREKQGGLRFADLLDRVSVIDPDMRIRFTSPHPKDFPDEVLDLIQXRNNICKQIHLPAQSGSSRVLQSMRRGYTREAYLELVENIRRIIPGVSLSSDFITGFCGETEEDHQQTLSLIREVGYNVGFLFAYSIRKKTHAYHRLQDDVPAEVKQRRLEELISVFREEATKLNSGLIGSTQLVLVEGVSTERKKFLKICFWLL from the exons ATGAGAGGGATGTTCATCAGCATGAAAATGTCTTTTAGAAGGCCAAG GGACAAAGCAGAGCAGACCATCTGGAACAGACTCAAACAGCTTGGAGTCCTCAGAAAGAAGCGGCCTAAGACCGATGTCCCTTTGGAAATCGGAGCGTTGG GCTGCATGGCAGAGCGACTAAAAACCGAGCTGTTAGAAAGAGAGCAGCTGGTGGACGTCATAGCAGGACCAGACGCTTATAGAGACCTACCACGTCTCCTGTCTCTCGCTCACGGAGGACAGAGAGCCAGCAATGTCCTACTTTCTCTGGAGGAGACCTACGCTGATGTCATGCCAGTCCATCATGCAGGACACAGTGCTTTTGT GTCCGTAATGCGTGGCTGTGACAACATGTGCAGCTACTGTATCGTCCCCTTTACTCGTGGAAGAGAGCGGAGCAGACCCGTGTCCTCCATACTGGAAGAAGTGCGCAGACTCTTTGACCAGGTGGCTTCTCGTCCTGTACActatttg TCTATAAAGGGTGTAAAGGAGGTGACTCTGCTAGGGCAGAACGTGAACAGCTACAGGGACGTATCAGAGATGCAGATCAGCACCTCAGGGGTTGTTTCAGGTCTCAGTCGGGGTTTCAGCACGGTGTACCGTGAGAAGCAGGGAGGTCTACGCTTCGCTGACCTTCTGGACAGAGTCTCCGTGATCGATCCTGACATGAGGATACGCTTCACCTCTCCACATCCCAAGGATTTTCCAGATGAG GTGTTGGATTTGATTCAGTAGAGGAATAACATCTGTAAGCAGATCCATCTCCCAGCTCAGAGTGGCAGCAGTCGGGTTTTACAATCCATGAGACGTGG CTACACCCGGGAGGCGTACCTCGAACTAGTGGAGAACATTCGAAGGATAATCCCAG GTGTCAGTCTGAGCAGCGACTTCATCACCGGCTTCTGTGGCGAGACGGAGGAGGACCACCAGCAGACACTGTCTCTGATCAGGGAGGTTGGCTACAATGTAGGCTTCCTGTTCGCCTACAGCATAAGGAAG aaaacGCATGCATACCACCGCCTCCAAGACGACGTCCCTGCTGAGGTGAAGCAGAGGCGCCTGGAGGAGCTCATATCTGTGTTCCGTGAGGAAGCCACTAAACTGAACTCGGGTCTCATCGGGAGCACGCAGCTCGTCCTAGTGGAGGGAGTGAGTACTGAACGGAAgaaatttttaaagatttgcttttGGCTCCTCTGA